In Carassius gibelio isolate Cgi1373 ecotype wild population from Czech Republic chromosome B17, carGib1.2-hapl.c, whole genome shotgun sequence, a single window of DNA contains:
- the LOC127976490 gene encoding glutaminyl-peptide cyclotransferase, which produces MAGRRWTTGLLALMGILATPTSCDTVPWQEEKLKHEATTLSSSELSSVVSRTDLDRMWQKDLKPMLVVRYPGSTGSQHVQQHIKSTLGSMKAGWEVTEDAFYAHTLYGQLPFTNIIATLNPAAKRQLVLACHFDSKYYPSQWDGREFLGATDSAVPCSMILELARAQDDELKTLKDSGSDLSLQLLFFDGEEALYQWTSEDSLYGSRHLAHKMATTAHPPEATNTSQLDGIDLFVLLDLIGGPNPRFGNHFSSTTRWLSRLQNIERRLHALGHLENHPNKVQYFWPGLHVGLVLDDHIPFLNRGVRILHLISNPFPAVWHTFDDNEENLDRTSISNLNKILQVFVLEYLNKKSQNPIAEGS; this is translated from the exons ATGGCCGGACGACGCTGGACCACGGGTCTGCTGGCTCTGATGGGCATCCTGGCGACACCGACGAGCTGCGACACTGTCCCGTGGCAGGAGGAAAAG CTGAAACATGAAGCGACCACACTGAGCTCCAGTGAACTGAGCAGTGTTGTATCTCGCACCGATCTGGACCGGATGTGGCAGAAAGACCTGAAGCCCATGCTTGTTGTCCGCTATCCTGGTTCAACTGGAAGCCAACACGTTCAGCAG CATATTAAATCAACTCTCGGCTCTATGAAAGCAGGATGGGAAGTGACAGAGGATGCCTTCTATGCTCATACGCTTTATGGCCAACTTCCCTTTACCAACATAATTGCCACTCTCAACCCTGCGGCCAAACGTCAGTTGGTTCTGGCCTGCCACTTTGACTCCAAATACTACCCTTCACAGTGGGACGGGCGTGAGTTCCTTGGAGCAACGGATTCTGCTGTTCCCTGCTCTATGATTTTGGAACTGGCAAGAGCCCAAGATGATGAACTAAAGACCCTGAAG GATTCTGGGTCAGACTTGTCACTTCAGCTGCTCTTCTTTGACGGAGAGGAGGCTCTTTACCAGTGGACCTCTGAAGACTCTCTGTACGGCTCCCGTCATTTAGCTCACAAAATGGCAACAACAGCACATCCACCGGAAGCCACCAACACCAGCCAGCTCGACGGCATT GATTTGTTTGTTCTACTGGATTTGATTGGAGGTCCCAATCCTCGCTTCGGTAATCACTTCTCCAGTACGACCCGATGGCTTTCAAGACTACAAAATATTG AGCGTCGGCTGCATGCGCTCGGTCACCTAGAGAATCACCCTAACAAGGTTCAGTACTTCTGGCCTGGCCTGCATGTGGGGCTCGTTCTGGATGACCACATCCCATTTCTCAACCGAG GGGTCCGGATTCTCCATCTGATTTCGAATCCTTTTCCTGCGGTGTGGCACACCTTTGACGACAACGAGGAGAACCTGGATCGAACCTCCATCAGCAACCTCAACAAGATCCTGCAGGTCTTTGTTCTTGAGTACCTCAACAAGAAAAGTCAGAACCCTATCGCTGAAGGCTCCTAA
- the mocs3 gene encoding adenylyltransferase and sulfurtransferase MOCS3: MDDTVLSLKTQLLEKESEIVALKKKLAQLEKGNSVLTELQEKVINLPPLKSNTALNNEDIMRYSRQLLLPELGVKGQVAISNVSVLVVGCGGLGCPVAQYLAAAGVGRLGLLDYDVVELSNLHRQVLHTELTQGQPKALSAAQAISRLNSRVQCVPYHLQLSRENALQLIQQYDIVADCSDNVPTRYLVNDACVLTGRPLVSASALRMEGQLTVYNCRGGPCYRCLYPAPPPPETITNCSDGGVLGVVPGIMGCLQALEVLKIASGQGSSFEKQLLMFDGQEGRFRSIRLRPKQAECAVCGETPTVTELQDYEQFCGSAATDKCRRLNLLTKEQRVSVQEYKAILDSSAPHLLLDVRPKVEVDICHLPISINIPLSSLENKKAEHLTLLKDTVSDLKQQMSIKSQVPVFVVCKLGNDSQKAVQLLEKMSGEEVDQIAVKDVVGGLMAWANKIDPSFPQY, translated from the exons ATGGATGATACAGTTTTAAGTTTGAAAACACAGCTGTTGGAAAAAGAGAGCGAGATTGTAGCTTTAAAGAAGAAACTTGCTCAGTTGGAAAAG GGAAACTCAGTATTAACCGAGTTACAGGAGAAAGTTATCAATCTCCCACCGCTGAAATCAAACACAGCGCTGAACAATGAAGACATCATGAGATACAGCAGACAGCTTCTCCTGCCAGAACTGGGGGTTAAAG GTCAGGTTGCCATCAGTAATGTGTCGGTTCTGGTTGTGGGATGTGGAGGTTTAGGTTGTCCTGTGGCTCAGTATCTGGCTGCAGCTGGAGTAG GACGTTTGGGTCTGTTGGACTATGATGTGGTGGAGCTGAGTAACCTGCACAGACAGGTGCTTCACACAGAACTGACTCAGGGTCAGCCTAAAGCCCTGTCTGCCGCCCAGGCCATCAGCAG GCTGAACTCCAGGGTTCAGTGTGTCCCATATCACCTCCAGCTCTCCAGAGAGAATGCCCTACAGCTCATTCAACA GTATGACATTGTGGCCGACTGCTCAGACAACGTTCCTACACGTTACCTTGTGAATGATGCCTGTGTTCTGACCGGCAGGCCTTTGGTGTCAGCGAGTGCTTTACGAATGGAAGGACAG CTGACAGTGTACAACTGTAGAGGAGGGCCGTGTTACAGGTGTCTGTACCCCGCACCACCTCCTCCTGAGACCATCACCAACTGCTCTGATGGAGGGGTTCTGGGAGTGG TGCCTGGAATAATGGGTTGCCTTCAAGCATTGGAAGTTCTGAAAATTGCGTCCGGTCAAGGAT CCTCATTTGAGAAGCAGCTGTTGATGTTTGATGGTCAGGAGGGGCGTTTCCGCTCCATACGGCTGCGGCCCAAGCAGGCCGAGTGTGCGGTGTGTGGAGAGACGCCCACGGTGACTGAGCTCCAGGACTATGAGCAGTTCTGTGGCTCCGCTGCGACGGATAAG TGTCGAAGACTGAATCTTCTAACCAAAGAACAGAGAGTCTCTGTGCAG GAGTACAAAGCCATTTTAGACAGCTCAGCCCCTCATCTCCTCCTTGATGTTCGACCCAAAGTAGAGGTGGACATTTGCCATCTGCCAATCTCAATCA ATATTCCACTTTCTAGTTTAGAGAATAAGAAGGCTGAGCACCTCACACTTTTAAAAGATACAGTTAGCGACCTGAAACAGCAGATGAGCATCAAATCTCAAGTCCCAG TGTTTGTGGTTTGCAAACTTGGCAATGACTCCCAGAAGGCTGTTCAGCTGCTGGAGAAAATGTCTGGAGAAGAAGTTGATCAGATCGCTGTGAAGGACGTCGTGGGAGGACTGATGGCCTGGGCTAACAAGATAGACCCCTCTTTTCCTCAATATTGA